In one window of Desertifilum tharense IPPAS B-1220 DNA:
- a CDS encoding glycosyltransferase family 4 protein, which translates to MRIAQVSPLWERVPPPGYGGIELVVAHLTDELVRRGHDVTLFASGDSITQAKLASVAPVALRLNPTVKEPPVYEMMQLGQVLAQAGQFDIIHFHTGFSALPFAEAIKTPVVHTLHGTFTPDNRKLFQQYRHQAYISISQAQQKLEPDLNYVCTAYNGIDPQDYPFHPTPQDPPYLAFLGRMSPEKGPHHAIAIAQATGWPLKMAGKIDAVDREFFDREIAPHLDGQQIQYLGELSHAQKVSLLGNARATLFPITWNEPFGLVMIESLCTGTPVMAMNLGSVPEVIAQGKTGMICQSVAEMISALPQVIQLNRQDCREAVLSHFSVTQMVNRYETAYQTIVDRSLSRNGHLPAATVKFV; encoded by the coding sequence ATGCGAATCGCTCAAGTTTCGCCATTGTGGGAGCGCGTTCCCCCTCCAGGTTATGGTGGCATTGAGTTAGTGGTCGCTCATTTAACGGATGAATTAGTCCGTCGCGGCCATGATGTCACCTTATTTGCCTCCGGAGATTCCATTACCCAAGCCAAACTAGCATCCGTTGCGCCAGTCGCCCTGCGCCTGAATCCAACCGTAAAAGAGCCACCCGTGTATGAAATGATGCAATTGGGGCAGGTTCTCGCTCAAGCCGGACAATTCGATATCATTCACTTCCACACGGGATTTTCAGCGCTGCCCTTTGCAGAAGCGATCAAAACGCCCGTAGTTCATACCCTCCACGGTACCTTTACCCCGGATAACCGCAAGTTATTCCAACAATATCGCCATCAGGCTTACATCAGTATCAGCCAAGCCCAACAAAAACTCGAACCGGATCTCAATTACGTCTGCACGGCTTATAACGGTATCGATCCGCAGGATTACCCCTTCCATCCCACCCCGCAAGATCCGCCCTATCTCGCCTTTTTAGGACGGATGTCGCCCGAAAAAGGCCCGCATCACGCGATCGCGATCGCCCAAGCCACGGGTTGGCCGCTAAAAATGGCGGGTAAAATTGATGCGGTGGATCGAGAATTCTTCGATCGAGAGATTGCCCCCCATCTCGATGGTCAGCAAATCCAGTATCTTGGCGAACTCTCCCACGCACAGAAAGTCTCGCTACTCGGCAATGCTCGCGCCACCCTGTTTCCCATTACCTGGAACGAACCGTTTGGTCTGGTGATGATTGAGTCCTTGTGTACGGGTACGCCGGTGATGGCGATGAATTTAGGCTCAGTTCCAGAAGTGATTGCTCAGGGCAAAACCGGCATGATTTGCCAAAGCGTTGCAGAGATGATCTCGGCGCTTCCCCAAGTCATTCAGCTCAATCGCCAAGATTGTCGCGAAGCCGTGTTAAGTCATTTTAGCGTTACTCAAATGGTCAATCGATACGAAACGGCCTATCAAACAATTGTGGATCGGTCCCTCTCGCGTAACGGCCATTTACCAGCTGCAACTGTTAAGTTTGTGTGA
- the cobA gene encoding uroporphyrinogen-III C-methyltransferase — protein sequence MTKTQFVGKVYLVGAGPGDPGLLTLKGKALLECADVVVYDALVSETILHCINPEAEKIHAGKRRGHHSLLQTETTQLLIEKAQTHAIVVRLKGGDPFVFGRGGEEMEDLVAAGVQVEVVPGVTSGIAAPAYAGIPLTHRNFSSSVTFVTGHESAGKYRPNVNWQAIAHSAETIVIYMGIHNLSHIIAELLQAGLSPDTPIAFIRWGTRPEQEQLFATLETAIAQVEAQGFSAPAIAVIGNVVQLHSTLAHCRPSFVLPNG from the coding sequence ATGACGAAAACCCAGTTTGTTGGCAAAGTATATCTTGTGGGAGCCGGGCCAGGCGATCCGGGCTTGCTCACCCTAAAAGGCAAAGCCCTGTTAGAATGCGCCGATGTCGTCGTCTATGATGCCCTGGTGAGCGAAACCATTTTGCACTGCATCAACCCAGAAGCCGAAAAAATTCACGCCGGAAAGCGCCGGGGACATCACTCGCTGCTGCAAACCGAAACCACTCAACTGTTGATTGAAAAAGCTCAAACTCATGCCATCGTTGTGCGCCTCAAAGGGGGCGATCCCTTCGTTTTTGGTCGGGGTGGCGAGGAGATGGAAGATTTAGTCGCAGCAGGCGTGCAGGTGGAAGTCGTTCCGGGAGTCACATCGGGAATTGCTGCCCCAGCCTATGCGGGAATTCCGCTCACCCATCGCAACTTTAGCTCGTCGGTGACATTTGTGACGGGGCATGAGTCCGCCGGGAAGTATCGCCCCAATGTTAACTGGCAGGCGATCGCCCATAGCGCTGAAACCATTGTGATTTATATGGGGATTCACAATCTATCCCATATCATCGCTGAGTTATTGCAGGCGGGCTTAAGTCCAGACACCCCCATCGCCTTTATTCGTTGGGGAACCCGTCCCGAACAAGAACAACTGTTTGCTACCTTAGAAACGGCGATCGCTCAAGTCGAGGCCCAAGGGTTTAGCGCTCCGGCGATCGCAGTTATTGGCAATGTGGTGCAATTGCACTCCACCCTCGCCCACTGTCGCCCCTCTTTTGTCCTTCCCAATGGATAG
- a CDS encoding energy transducer TonB — MSISSFCIEQRDKEERSRMYWIGGGLVASALIHAAIAYNLPFPWSQPPERVEDPIEIIVVEEPEVPIPPPEEQPEPPPEPEAVTPPPPTDLPQPTVQEPQQVEPTVPETVFEPPEPIAQAPEPPPPEPEAAPPEPPPQVRLPEPPRRPQIVPSAAPVPDEPEPAPIVPETRIDNQPPPPPQQPVASAPLSPPQERLPRDLLTQTAPPETDESEPPVPTAPTQAAPPPSAPVRQPTGPLQGLSQRTRDLRERLGGTQSAPSTAESEGSPTSPGSPGRVASNQGAPPRPARPGSQPIQPPATGRGNLGLSPTAPSGSPSRDSGPTAPGSPGRTAVAPNRGAPPRPAAPPPDQEVAIGSVCDPGSIRARYPRSLEGQNIEARPVVRFRVDSAGNVVDVSLEQDTPYPAINQAAIEAVQRASCRPPAGGGARTVKVAVNFAVEGSDFAREAQRRQQQAENERRERERQAQVEQERRQRERDLEAQRQRDEEQRQREVEQRQRQEEQQRLDEEQRQREEEQRRLDEEQRQREEEQRRLDEEQRQREEEQRRLDEEQRQREAAPDPGADLPME, encoded by the coding sequence ATGAGCATTTCTAGCTTCTGTATTGAACAGCGAGACAAAGAAGAGCGATCGCGCATGTACTGGATTGGCGGGGGTCTTGTGGCCTCAGCCCTGATTCATGCTGCGATCGCCTATAACCTACCCTTTCCTTGGAGTCAGCCACCCGAACGCGTTGAAGACCCCATCGAAATTATTGTGGTGGAAGAGCCAGAAGTGCCCATTCCTCCTCCAGAAGAACAACCCGAACCCCCACCCGAACCCGAAGCGGTGACACCACCGCCTCCAACCGACCTCCCTCAACCAACCGTTCAGGAGCCGCAACAGGTCGAACCCACAGTTCCCGAAACGGTCTTTGAGCCACCGGAACCCATTGCCCAAGCGCCCGAACCGCCTCCCCCGGAGCCGGAAGCCGCGCCCCCCGAACCGCCCCCTCAAGTCCGCCTTCCAGAACCGCCCCGAAGACCGCAAATCGTTCCTTCCGCCGCGCCCGTTCCCGACGAACCCGAACCCGCGCCGATCGTTCCGGAAACCCGGATCGACAATCAACCGCCTCCCCCTCCCCAGCAGCCCGTGGCCTCTGCGCCCCTTTCTCCACCTCAAGAAAGACTGCCCAGAGACTTGCTAACCCAGACAGCGCCTCCCGAAACGGATGAAAGCGAGCCTCCGGTACCCACAGCCCCCACCCAAGCAGCCCCTCCCCCATCAGCCCCCGTGCGTCAGCCAACTGGACCTCTACAAGGCTTGTCCCAGAGGACGCGCGATCTCAGAGAGCGCTTGGGCGGAACCCAGTCTGCCCCTAGCACTGCCGAGAGCGAGGGATCGCCCACCTCCCCAGGGTCTCCCGGTCGCGTGGCGAGCAATCAAGGGGCACCCCCGCGTCCGGCCCGTCCGGGTTCGCAACCGATTCAGCCCCCAGCGACAGGTCGGGGAAATTTAGGCTTGTCGCCAACCGCCCCATCGGGAAGTCCCAGTCGCGACAGCGGGCCAACTGCCCCAGGATCGCCCGGTCGAACCGCCGTGGCCCCAAATCGGGGAGCGCCTCCGCGTCCGGCCGCCCCTCCTCCAGACCAGGAAGTGGCGATTGGCTCGGTGTGCGATCCGGGTTCGATTCGGGCACGCTATCCGCGATCGCTTGAAGGACAAAATATTGAGGCGCGTCCGGTGGTGCGTTTCCGGGTCGATAGTGCTGGGAATGTGGTGGATGTCAGCCTCGAACAGGATACGCCCTATCCGGCAATTAACCAAGCTGCAATTGAAGCCGTGCAACGCGCCAGTTGCCGACCTCCCGCCGGTGGCGGAGCGCGTACGGTTAAGGTGGCGGTGAACTTCGCGGTGGAAGGCTCGGATTTTGCCCGCGAAGCCCAGCGTCGCCAGCAACAGGCTGAAAATGAGCGGCGCGAACGAGAACGTCAAGCCCAGGTGGAACAAGAACGCCGACAGCGCGAGCGAGATTTGGAAGCGCAACGCCAACGCGATGAAGAACAACGCCAGCGCGAAGTAGAGCAGCGCCAGCGCCAGGAGGAACAGCAACGGCTGGATGAAGAACAGCGCCAGCGCGAGGAAGAACAGCGGCGGCTGGATGAAGAGCAACGCCAGCGCGAAGAAGAACAGCGACGGCTGGATGAAGAACAACGCCAGCGCGAAGAAGAACAGCGACGGCTTGATGAAGAACAGCGCCAGCGCGAAGCGGCACCCGATCCTGGGGCCGATCTGCCAATGGAGTAG
- a CDS encoding biopolymer transporter ExbD produces the protein MRLLDEDLDRPGEINIVPMIDVIFSILAFFIISSLYLTRSEGLPVNLPQAASSQTQRSAEVTVTVDRQGQIAINNQPIQLNQLEATLQQFIQPSQPTLVILNADEAVSHGVVVSVMDRLRQIEGARLAIATKRPQTNP, from the coding sequence ATGCGTCTACTCGATGAAGACTTAGATCGTCCTGGAGAAATTAACATCGTCCCCATGATCGATGTGATTTTCTCAATTTTGGCATTCTTTATCATTTCCAGCTTATATCTGACCCGATCGGAAGGACTGCCCGTCAACCTGCCACAAGCGGCATCTTCACAAACCCAGCGCAGCGCAGAAGTGACCGTCACCGTCGATCGCCAAGGTCAGATCGCCATTAATAACCAGCCGATTCAACTGAATCAACTCGAAGCCACCCTCCAACAATTCATTCAGCCCTCACAACCCACCCTCGTGATTTTGAACGCCGATGAAGCCGTTAGTCACGGCGTCGTGGTTTCCGTGATGGATCGCCTGCGCCAAATTGAGGGAGCCAGATTAGCGATCGCCACCAAGAGACCCCAAACCAATCCCTAA
- a CDS encoding sirohydrochlorin chelatase translates to MSFSSAYLLIFHGSRDPRSQAGADRLAQELSECLGRQETTRWVPDLQAGSNSPMQAKSVWYPQVGTAALELAPLPLHEQIRLFANRALTAGCQVLEIVPLFLLPGVHVMEDIPAEIAQAEASLGGALKIVLCPYLGSHPGWHQLLAARQAAFEAKAWILLAHGSRRAGSHQGVEQLASQLGAEIAYWSVEPTLAQTVAELAELGHQQVGILPYFLFAGGITDAIAQQVEQLQQQFPGVQLYLAQPLENSCELAQLVLDLTQPI, encoded by the coding sequence TTGAGTTTTTCGAGTGCTTATTTATTAATTTTCCACGGTAGCCGCGATCCGCGATCGCAAGCTGGGGCCGACCGTTTGGCCCAAGAACTTTCAGAATGTCTAGGGCGTCAAGAAACGACGCGTTGGGTGCCCGATTTGCAAGCGGGTTCCAACTCACCCATGCAAGCCAAGAGCGTTTGGTATCCCCAGGTGGGAACCGCCGCCCTAGAATTAGCCCCGCTGCCCCTTCACGAGCAAATTCGCCTGTTTGCGAATCGCGCTTTAACGGCGGGATGTCAGGTGTTAGAGATCGTGCCCTTATTTTTGCTACCGGGCGTTCACGTCATGGAGGATATTCCCGCAGAAATTGCCCAGGCAGAAGCCAGTTTAGGGGGCGCGTTAAAGATTGTTTTATGCCCGTATTTAGGCAGCCATCCCGGTTGGCATCAACTGCTGGCGGCGCGTCAGGCCGCATTTGAGGCAAAGGCTTGGATTCTACTCGCACATGGCAGCCGACGGGCAGGCAGCCATCAGGGGGTAGAGCAGCTTGCGAGTCAACTGGGGGCTGAGATCGCCTATTGGTCGGTAGAACCCACCCTGGCGCAAACTGTGGCGGAGTTAGCCGAATTGGGACATCAGCAGGTCGGGATTTTACCCTACTTTTTGTTTGCCGGTGGCATCACCGATGCGATCGCGCAGCAAGTCGAACAGCTTCAGCAACAGTTTCCGGGCGTGCAACTGTATTTAGCTCAACCACTGGAGAACAGTTGCGAGCTAGCGCAGTTGGTTTTAGATCTAACGCAACCTATTTGA
- a CDS encoding adenine phosphoribosyltransferase, protein MDIKALIREIPDFPKPGILFRDITTLLRHPEGLRYTIDSLAEKSTDLAPDYIIGMESRGFIFGTALACQMGCGFIPVRKMGKLPAAVHTVEYDLEYGTDRLQLHQDAIAPGSRVLIVDDLIATGGTAAATVQLVEQSQGELAGFAFVIELTELKGRDRLPDVPIISLIEY, encoded by the coding sequence ATGGATATTAAAGCTCTAATTCGCGAGATTCCTGATTTTCCTAAGCCCGGTATTTTATTTCGGGACATTACTACCTTACTGCGCCATCCTGAAGGTTTGCGTTATACCATCGATAGCCTTGCTGAAAAAAGTACAGATCTAGCCCCAGACTATATTATCGGCATGGAGTCGCGGGGATTTATTTTTGGGACGGCGCTGGCTTGTCAAATGGGGTGCGGTTTTATTCCCGTGCGAAAAATGGGCAAGCTTCCAGCGGCGGTGCATACGGTGGAGTATGACTTGGAGTATGGAACGGATCGCTTGCAATTGCACCAAGATGCGATCGCACCGGGCAGTCGGGTGTTAATTGTGGATGATTTGATTGCGACGGGGGGAACGGCGGCGGCTACGGTGCAATTAGTTGAACAAAGCCAAGGGGAGTTAGCGGGTTTTGCCTTTGTGATTGAGCTAACTGAACTTAAAGGGCGCGATCGCTTACCCGATGTCCCCATTATCAGCCTCATTGAATATTGA
- a CDS encoding DUF2721 domain-containing protein, with protein MDSLTFSATQAIQAIVAPAVMISSCALLFLGLSARYVAIITRVRLLNDEKRQLLYQLIAYPTGQDRERRLLNIDRQLQILVRLTWFVRNAILCQITAVTFFVLACFAIGIEFLAGIMTRNLPLYLFSLGMLAVLSGVTFMGCDIFNSYRIIQLEVSTEDVQPSVAFDSPNSDKSHLPKSDRSGRYE; from the coding sequence ATGGATAGCCTAACGTTTAGCGCCACCCAAGCCATTCAAGCCATTGTTGCCCCGGCGGTGATGATTTCTTCTTGCGCGTTATTATTTCTGGGTTTGAGCGCCCGTTATGTGGCGATCATCACGCGGGTGCGCCTGCTCAATGATGAAAAACGCCAGCTTCTCTATCAATTAATTGCTTATCCCACGGGGCAAGATCGCGAGCGGCGCTTGCTCAATATCGATCGCCAGTTACAGATTTTAGTCCGGTTAACCTGGTTTGTTCGCAATGCCATCCTTTGTCAGATTACGGCGGTTACATTCTTCGTCTTAGCCTGTTTTGCCATTGGGATTGAATTTTTAGCCGGAATTATGACCCGCAATCTTCCCCTTTATCTCTTTAGCTTAGGGATGCTTGCCGTTTTAAGCGGCGTTACTTTTATGGGATGCGATATTTTTAATTCTTACCGGATTATTCAACTAGAAGTCAGTACCGAGGATGTGCAGCCTTCGGTTGCTTTTGACTCCCCCAACTCCGATAAATCTCACTTACCCAAAAGCGATCGCTCTGGTCGTTACGAATAA
- a CDS encoding DUF3038 domain-containing protein, whose translation MQTNSPPAQTLILDNLPNPPLADEFCPRRTRWQIDLILLAIEALDLGGSEAMLAITQDLELQSIIKNRVSLWRLRSTNPFRRAHTRRPLSILEAKALVAIACHLARRQTASIRMLLMAYQQLNEKQLSLDHHFRLSDYLERFRAHFRSRMNLKRSALAIYRSDDQLNVLAIKLLGQLLFCTGTSGMQRFWISLFDGEVA comes from the coding sequence ATGCAAACCAACAGTCCACCTGCTCAGACCCTTATCTTAGATAACCTCCCTAATCCGCCTCTGGCTGATGAGTTTTGTCCTCGTCGGACGCGGTGGCAAATAGACCTGATTTTGCTGGCAATCGAAGCCTTAGATTTGGGCGGTTCAGAGGCAATGCTCGCCATCACTCAGGATTTGGAACTCCAAAGTATTATTAAAAATCGAGTATCGCTTTGGCGCTTACGCAGTACCAATCCGTTTCGGAGGGCGCATACTCGTCGTCCCTTAAGTATCTTAGAAGCAAAAGCATTAGTGGCGATCGCCTGTCACCTGGCGCGGCGACAAACCGCTTCGATTCGGATGCTACTCATGGCCTATCAGCAGTTGAACGAGAAGCAACTGTCCTTAGATCATCATTTTCGCTTATCAGACTATTTAGAACGGTTCCGCGCTCACTTTCGCAGCCGGATGAACCTCAAACGGTCGGCCTTAGCGATCTATCGTTCAGACGATCAATTAAATGTGTTAGCGATTAAACTTTTGGGTCAGTTGCTCTTTTGTACCGGAACTTCGGGGATGCAGCGCTTTTGGATCAGTTTGTTTGATGGAGAGGTGGCATGA
- a CDS encoding MORN repeat-containing protein, producing MMRVIRQFGVSVLVAAGLQLVALPALASTITLPDGSRCEGEMANGALNGSGVCTYANGDRYEGQFSNGEKSGQGTYVFASGDRYEGEFQAGQIQGKGVWSYADGDRYEGEFQAGQANGQGVYISADGGRYEGEFKDGNPNGRGAFIYKNGDRCSGVVSNGQISGQGECVYTNGNRYEGAIQNNLPQGQGVLVFAGGGRYEGEFREGRFEGTGTREYSNGNRYVGEFLAGKPHGQGEFTIANEGTYKGAFQDGQFNGRGVFTFTNGNRYEGEFSNGQFQGSGAYVFANGDRCEGQFSSGNLNGRGACTYANGDRYEGEFRNGDKEGRGAYVYADGTRVEGRWQGGELQN from the coding sequence ATGATGCGTGTGATTCGGCAATTCGGTGTTTCTGTTTTAGTGGCTGCGGGTTTGCAGCTTGTGGCTTTACCTGCACTTGCTAGCACGATTACCTTACCGGATGGCTCTCGTTGCGAAGGTGAAATGGCCAATGGCGCGTTGAACGGGTCAGGGGTTTGTACTTATGCCAATGGCGATCGCTATGAGGGGCAATTTAGTAATGGCGAAAAGTCCGGTCAAGGGACTTATGTGTTTGCCAGCGGCGATCGCTATGAGGGCGAGTTCCAAGCCGGACAGATTCAAGGGAAAGGGGTTTGGTCTTACGCGGATGGCGATCGCTATGAGGGCGAGTTCCAAGCCGGACAAGCCAACGGTCAAGGGGTTTATATTTCTGCGGATGGCGGCCGCTATGAAGGCGAGTTTAAGGACGGAAATCCCAACGGTCGAGGGGCATTTATCTATAAAAATGGCGATCGCTGTTCGGGGGTTGTGAGCAACGGTCAAATTAGCGGCCAAGGCGAATGCGTCTACACCAATGGCAACCGCTATGAAGGAGCCATTCAGAATAATCTCCCCCAAGGTCAAGGGGTGTTAGTGTTTGCTGGAGGCGGCCGCTACGAGGGTGAATTCCGCGAGGGACGCTTTGAAGGCACGGGAACCCGCGAATACAGCAATGGCAACCGCTATGTCGGGGAGTTTTTAGCCGGGAAACCCCACGGTCAAGGGGAGTTTACTATTGCCAATGAAGGCACGTATAAAGGCGCGTTCCAAGACGGTCAGTTTAATGGCAGAGGGGTCTTTACCTTTACCAATGGCAACCGCTACGAGGGCGAGTTTAGCAACGGTCAGTTTCAAGGTAGCGGCGCTTACGTGTTTGCCAATGGCGATCGCTGTGAGGGCCAGTTCAGCAGCGGCAATCTTAACGGTCGGGGCGCTTGTACCTATGCCAATGGCGATCGCTACGAGGGTGAATTTAGAAATGGCGATAAGGAAGGACGCGGCGCTTATGTCTATGCCGATGGGACTCGCGTCGAAGGTCGCTGGCAGGGGGGCGAATTGCAAAATTAA
- a CDS encoding FHA domain-containing protein, with translation MAKQSYQTHLLIIEDDRGRKEFPLEESIYCIGRDPSCEIRLYSQFVSRRHATIERRHRDDGSFYYQIVDGDRGKPSANGLMINGRKLPTHILEDKDEIVFGPQVSAIYYVLKREAAASGPLDEFDITLISPNMIDDLD, from the coding sequence ATGGCTAAACAATCGTACCAAACTCATCTACTGATTATTGAAGACGATAGGGGGAGAAAAGAATTTCCGTTAGAAGAGTCAATTTACTGCATTGGCAGAGACCCGTCGTGCGAAATCCGACTCTACTCTCAGTTCGTTTCTCGCCGTCACGCCACTATTGAACGGCGACATCGCGATGATGGCAGTTTTTACTATCAAATTGTGGATGGCGATCGCGGTAAACCCAGTGCGAATGGTCTGATGATCAATGGTCGCAAACTCCCAACCCATATCCTTGAGGATAAAGATGAGATCGTCTTTGGCCCCCAAGTGAGTGCTATCTACTATGTCCTGAAGCGAGAAGCAGCGGCTAGCGGTCCTCTAGACGAGTTCGATATTACTTTAATTAGCCCCAACATGATTGACGATCTCGATTGA
- a CDS encoding ABC transporter permease: MTAAKSSSSQRRWEALQARFASALTGETLWYILKRLMQALLTLLLASALSFLIIQLAPGDYLDALRQNPQISPERIEELRQRFGLDRPLIEQYGRWLWRIVTAGDFGESFSYQRSVASLLWERIPNTLLLAIASLIITWAIAIPLGIFGAIHQHGKVDQILSVVSYTGQGFPSFITALLLLFLAQNLSPYLPVGGMTSIDHADLTPLGQVIDIGWHMILPTLALSITSFAGLQRITRGQLLDVLRQDYIRTARAKGLPENRVIYVHALRNAINPLITLLGFEFASLLSGAFIAEYFFNWPGLGRLILQAVTAQDLYLVMASLMMGALMLIIGNLLADLMLKAVDPRIKLSDLK, translated from the coding sequence ATGACTGCTGCAAAATCCTCATCCTCCCAGCGCCGCTGGGAAGCCCTACAAGCCCGGTTTGCTTCTGCCCTGACGGGCGAAACCTTGTGGTATATCCTCAAGCGTCTGATGCAAGCGTTACTGACGCTGCTGTTAGCCTCAGCGTTGAGCTTTTTGATTATTCAACTGGCTCCGGGCGATTATTTAGATGCTTTACGCCAGAACCCACAAATTTCGCCGGAACGGATCGAAGAGTTACGCCAGCGTTTTGGCTTAGATCGTCCGTTAATCGAACAATATGGGCGGTGGCTGTGGCGAATTGTCACGGCGGGGGATTTTGGCGAAAGTTTTTCCTATCAGCGTTCTGTCGCCTCGTTGTTGTGGGAGCGGATTCCCAATACCTTGCTGTTAGCGATCGCCTCTTTAATTATTACTTGGGCGATCGCGATTCCCCTCGGCATTTTTGGGGCAATTCACCAACACGGCAAAGTTGACCAAATTCTCAGCGTCGTCAGCTACACCGGACAAGGCTTTCCCAGCTTCATCACCGCCCTATTACTCCTGTTCCTCGCCCAAAATCTCTCCCCCTACCTTCCCGTTGGGGGCATGACCAGTATCGACCACGCCGACTTAACCCCCCTGGGACAAGTCATTGATATTGGGTGGCACATGATTTTACCCACCCTCGCCCTTAGCATTACTAGCTTTGCGGGGTTGCAGCGAATTACGCGCGGTCAACTGCTTGACGTTCTCCGCCAAGACTATATCCGCACCGCCCGCGCTAAAGGACTCCCGGAAAACCGCGTCATTTACGTTCACGCCCTCCGCAACGCTATTAACCCCCTCATTACCCTATTGGGGTTTGAATTTGCCAGTCTCCTCAGCGGTGCTTTCATTGCGGAATACTTCTTTAACTGGCCCGGACTCGGACGCTTAATTCTCCAAGCTGTAACCGCTCAAGACCTTTACCTGGTGATGGCGAGCTTGATGATGGGTGCATTGATGTTGATTATCGGCAATTTGCTAGCCGATTTAATGCTCAAGGCGGTCGATCCGCGCATTAAGCTATCGGATCTCAAATAG
- a CDS encoding fatty acid desaturase yields the protein MTAVYSKEAFGKNTTSEISDLRLKDILQKMPREIFIRNPRKAWTSVILSILMVGLGYFGIAISPWYLLPLFWVFTGTALTGFFVLGHDCGHRSFAKRKWVNNLVGHILFLPLLYPFHSWRILHNYHHAHTNKLEHDNAWQPLKPEIYGSLGGFGQWIYRQVRGWFWWVGSIGHWALLHFDWRQFQGKERQQVKVSVLVVLAGAAIGFPALFATVGVWGVIKFWLMPWLGYHFWMSTFTIVHHTTLDVPFTAPEEWHEATAQLAGTVHCDYPRWVEFLCHDINVHVPHHIASCIPSYNLRAAHQIIKENWGDAVKERRFSLALMKEIAQECHLYDENSNYQSFKTYHAKQSIKL from the coding sequence ATGACAGCAGTATACTCAAAAGAGGCTTTTGGTAAGAATACTACCTCAGAAATTTCAGACTTACGCCTCAAAGACATTTTGCAAAAAATGCCCCGCGAGATATTTATTAGAAATCCAAGAAAAGCCTGGACTTCAGTAATTCTCAGCATCTTAATGGTCGGTTTAGGCTACTTCGGAATTGCCATTTCTCCGTGGTATTTATTACCCCTATTTTGGGTGTTTACAGGAACCGCATTAACTGGCTTTTTCGTTCTCGGTCATGATTGCGGTCATCGCTCGTTTGCGAAACGGAAATGGGTAAATAATCTGGTCGGTCATATCCTCTTTTTACCCCTGCTTTATCCCTTCCATAGCTGGCGAATTCTTCATAACTATCACCACGCCCACACCAACAAGCTAGAGCATGACAATGCTTGGCAACCCCTAAAACCTGAAATCTATGGTAGCCTAGGCGGTTTCGGACAGTGGATCTATCGCCAAGTCCGGGGCTGGTTCTGGTGGGTAGGTTCCATCGGTCACTGGGCGCTGCTGCACTTTGACTGGCGTCAGTTTCAAGGCAAAGAGCGCCAACAGGTTAAAGTTTCAGTGCTTGTCGTTCTGGCGGGAGCAGCCATTGGTTTTCCGGCCTTATTCGCCACCGTCGGCGTTTGGGGCGTTATCAAGTTTTGGTTAATGCCGTGGTTGGGCTACCACTTCTGGATGAGTACCTTTACCATCGTTCACCACACAACCCTCGATGTCCCGTTTACTGCACCTGAAGAATGGCATGAAGCAACCGCACAATTAGCGGGAACCGTTCACTGCGATTACCCTCGTTGGGTTGAATTTCTTTGCCATGATATTAACGTTCATGTTCCGCATCATATTGCCTCTTGCATTCCTTCCTATAATCTGCGAGCTGCCCATCAAATTATCAAGGAAAATTGGGGTGATGCGGTTAAAGAACGCCGTTTCTCTTTGGCATTAATGAAAGAGATTGCCCAAGAGTGTCATCTGTACGATGAGAACTCCAACTACCAATCGTTCAAAACCTACCACGCTAAACAAAGTATCAAGCTTTGA